A genomic stretch from Juglans microcarpa x Juglans regia isolate MS1-56 chromosome 3S, Jm3101_v1.0, whole genome shotgun sequence includes:
- the LOC121257606 gene encoding histone chaperone ASF1B-like produces MSAVNLTNVAVLDNPAAFLNPFQFEISYECLAPLKDDLEWKLTYVGSAEDETYDQLLESVLVGPVNVGNYRFVLQADPPDPSKIREEDIIGVTVLLLTCSYLGQEFVRVGYYVNNDYDDEQLREEPPTKVLIDRVQRNILADKPRVTKFPINFHPENNEQGEKPPPLPEHAIETNENGEEPPPSSDQPPGEQ; encoded by the exons ATGAGCGCTGTCAACCTCACCAACGTCGCCGTTTTGGACAACCCCGCTGCGTTCCTCAATCCCTTTCAGTTCGAGATCTCCTACGAATGCTTGGCCCCACTTAAAGACG ATTTGGAATGGAAACTCACATACGTGGGGTCTGCCGAGGACGAGACTTATGACCAACTTCTCGAAAGCGTGCTTGTTGGGCCCGTCAACGTTGGCAACTATCGATTTGTCCTTCAG GCAGACCCTCCAGACCCATCAAAAATCCGTGAAGAAGATATCATTGGGGTCACGGTACTGCTCTTGACATGTTCTTATCTGGGACAAGAATTCGTTCGAGTTGGATACTATGTGAACAATGATTACGATGATGAACAGCTACGGGAGGAACCTCCCACTAAGGTGTTGATTGATAGGGTTCAAAGAAATATTTTGGCTGACAAACCCAGGGTCACAAAGTTCCCAATCAATTTCCATCCTGAGAACAACGAGCAAGGTGAAAAACCCCCTCCTTTGCCTGAGCATGCTATTGAAACCAATGAGAATGGAGAGGAGCCGCCCCCTTCATCTGATCAACCGCCCGGGGAGCAGTAG
- the LOC121257053 gene encoding LOW QUALITY PROTEIN: protein DETOXIFICATION 12-like (The sequence of the model RefSeq protein was modified relative to this genomic sequence to represent the inferred CDS: deleted 2 bases in 1 codon) → MGDIEKDMMEESLLQKGREEKRSEASPLTWGVLKEELKRLGFLAGPMVSVTLSQYLLQVISMMMVGHLGELALSSTAIAISLSGVTGFSLLLGMASALETLCGQAYGAKQYRKLGVQTYSAIFSMILVCIPVSFIWINIGKLLILIGQDPLISHEAGKFTVWLVPALFGYATLQPLVRYFQTQSLVMPMLICSCVTLSFHIPLCWALVFKSGLGNLGAALAIGISYWLNVILLGLYMKYSPACAKTRIPISMELLQGIGEFFHFAIPSAVMICLEWWSFELLILLSGLLPNPQLEASVLSVCLTTISTLYAIPYGLGAAASTRVSNELGAGNPQAARVALFAVLFLAIIETSIVSTTILASRHVFGYTFSNVKEVVDYVTTMAPLISLSIILDSIQGVLSGVARGSGWQHIGAYINLGAFYLCGIPVAAVLGFWVQLRGRGLWIGIQTGSFVQTLLLFTVTSCTNWEKQASKARERIFAGRDPIDNEINLKRIFVS, encoded by the exons ATGGGAGACATAGAGAAGGACATGATGGAAGAGAGTTTATTacaaaaaggaagagaagagaaaagatcAGAGGCTTCACCTCTAACATGGGGTGTGCTCAAAGAGGAGCTCAAAAGGCTGGGTTTCTTGGCAGGTCCTATGGTGTCGGTGACCCTATCACAGTACCTGTTGCAGGTGATTTCAATGATGATGGTGGGTCATCTGGGTGAACTTGCTCTCTCTAGCACCGCTATAGCCATCTCTCTTTCTGGGGTCACCGGCTTCAGTCTTCTT TTAGGAATGGCAAGTGCCCTGGAAACCTTATGTGGGCAAGCTTATGGAGCTAAGCAATATCGAAAACTCGGAGTTCaaacttacagtgctatatttTCTATGATATTAGTCTGTATTCCTGTGTCTTTTATATGGATCAACATTGGAAAGCTACTCATCTTGATTGGCCAAGACCCTCTAATTTCACATGAAGCTGGTAAATTTACAGTTTGGCTTGTTCCTGCACTCTTTGGATATGCGACACTTCAACCACTGGTTAGATACTTTCAGACACAGAGTCTGGTCATGCCAATGCTTATCTGCTCTTGTGTTACTCTTTCTTTTCACATACCCCTATGTTGGGCTTTAGTATTCAAGTCTGGTCTGGGAAACCTTGGAGCAGCATTAGCTATTGGCATTTCATATTGGTTAAATGTGATTTTGCTCGGATTATACATGAAGTACTCACCTGCCTGTGCCAAAACTCGCATTCCAATTTCTATGGAGCTGTTACAAGGAATTGGGGAGTTCTTTCACTTTGCAATCCCTTCTGCAGTAATGATTTG CCTTGAGTGGTGGTCTTTTGAGCTTCTTATATTACTTTCTGGACTTCTACCAAATCCACAGCTTGAAGCTTCTGTGCTTTCAGTATG TCTCACAACCATCTCGACTCTGTATGCAATACCATATGGACTTGGTGCTGCGGCAAG TACTAGAGTTTCAAATGAATTAGGAGCAGGGAACCCACAAGCTGCTCGTGTTGCTCTCTTTGCTGTGTTGTTTCTTGCAATCATAGAGACAAGTATAGTAAGCACAACCATTCTTGCCAGCCGACATGTTTTCGGTTACACTTTTAGCAATGTGAAGGAAGTTGTAGACTATGTAACAACCATGGCTCCTTTAATTTCTCTGTCAATTATACTGGACAGCATACAAGGGGTACTCTCAG GTGTTGCTAGAGGATCTGGGTGGCAGCACATAGGGGCTTATATCAACCTGGGGGCATTCTATCTTTGTGGAATTCCAGTTGCTGCAGTTCTTGGTTTCTGGGTACAGTTGAGAGGAAGGGGCCTTTGGATTGGAATACAAACCGGTTCTTTTGTTCAGACACTTCTGCTCTTTACAGTAACAAGTTGCACTAACTGGGAAAAACAG GCTAGCAAGGCAAGGGAGAGGATATTTGCTGGTAGAGAC CCAATAGATAATGAGATAAATCTGAAGAGAATTTTTGTGAGCTAA